Within the Marinobacter qingdaonensis genome, the region TCTGTTTATGATTATCTACTCGGTCCGAAAAACGCGCATGCTTAGAGATTCTCTTGGCAAACAGACCGAGAGAAACTTCTTCACGCATATTCTGACTTATTTAAACCTTTCGATTATTGGGTTTGTTGTGGCGGGACAATTCGTCTCGGTGGTGTACTACCCGTTCATGTGGATTCACTTGGCCATGTTCGTATGCTGTCACAACATCATCAGCACGACGGTGTTAAGCGAACAGCGCACCACCGGTCGGATTGGCCGCGTCAACACAGGCTTGAAAAAAGCATTGCGTCGCGTTTAAGCGTGCGGCGGAAAGGATGTCAGAGCTCAAGGATCCGAGACACAAGGGTCGCCTTTCCCGCGGCTTCTCGTTTTTGAATTTCGGCTTTGAGTTCGCTCGCCTCTGCCTTCAGTGACGCCAGGTTATCGCGCATGGTTTCGATGGCGACTGCAATGTCCTTGCGGCCCGATTTGCTGAAAACGGTGCCGCGGGAAAAGTAACCTCGTTGAACCGCTGTATCAGAGAGAATGATTGGCTTTTCCGCGGCAATGCTCTCATAGGCACCGCAGACCATACAGTCCGTACGCCTGGTCATATCGATACAGAAATCACTTGAAAAAAGGTGCCGGTGAAAGTCCTGCTCGCCCACGAAGCCCAGTAAAAAAACGTTGGTCGGCATTTCAGGGGGGAGCTGGTCGACGATTTTTTTGTAGTTGCCTGAGAAATAAAAGTCGATCGTGTCCGAGAATTGGGTGGTCGCCCCGATGATGTCGAGGAACGGTTCATCGTCACTCCACGATGTTATGCATAAGGCTTTGAGTTTGTTCGCTTTATCCAACCTTTCTGGCTCAGCCACAGCGGGGAAATGCGGAAGAGGATCGGGCAGGACAATCGGGGTTCCCCTCAGCAAAGTCACGTGGTCGGCTAATTCCTGGTTGGTAACAATTACTGCGTCTGCCTGGCGGATAACAAAACGATTTAGCTTTGGGAGCAGACGGCCCGACTTTTCATGCCCGTGGATACCCGCGTTGTGGGCATCGATAATGACCTTGCAACCAGCCAACCGCCCGACGGCAACAGCCAGAACCGCCAGCACTACCGAAGGGTTTTGAGCGAAGAAGTACCGGGGCTTCTTTTCGAAAAGAATCCACAGTGTCCTAATGACACTTTTTGCATAGCGAGTGGCCTTGTGCGAACCATCATAAATGATTTCGAACAAGGGCACGTTGAAAAAGGCGCTCGCAGAGCGGTTCCTCGTCTGTCGCTCCCAGGTAACCCAGACAGCATCATCCGTGATCTTTGCAGCCATAATTTTTCTTGTTTCGCGCTCTATTGAACGTTCAGCTCAGGTGCGGCCGGCCGGCTTTCGGAACCTGATGAGCCACCAGTGCTGGCGCCGCCAACCATGGGATTCCCAAACGAGTCGCGATTCGACGGGGTGTCCGAGGTGACCACGATATCGTCGACATACATGTGCTGTGTTTTCGGAGCGGCTCCGTTCCAGTAGGTAAAGATGTGAGCGCGATCGGAGGTATCCGACGAGTTGTTTAGGGTCTTCGCACCGGTGATTTCTCTCAGCAGTCTCCCGTCCTTCCAGACCCGGACAATGGCGCTTCCGCCTTGAGAGGCCGGCACATTGTCGAATTTGACATACATTTCATAGGTTTCCCAGCGTCCGCGTTGAACCTCGTCGGACGGATCGCCGAATTCGAACCACTGTTGTTGCCCCTCATAGATGAATTTGTGAGGGACGGACGCGGCCTCAGGATTCATGTACCAGTCGTTATAGCCTGAGTTTGAACCGCCGCTGGTTTGGGCGTGTATCCGGAGAAACTTGAGGTGCCCGCCGCCTCCGGTCGAATCGTAATTGAAGCCAGCCGGAAAGTAGGTGTTGACGCTGAACCACACTTCGTCACCTTTGCGGAGCAATTCCGGATAGTTGATGATGCCGCCCCACTCGCCGAATGCCGTAGAACCGCCGGTAACCGTGAGCTTGGCAGCTTGATTACCGGTCAGGACCTGCTCATTCGTAAAGTAGGACCCGCCCGCTGCATCGTCGAAATCTGTGGAAGCGCCACTTTGAGCCTTGGCTCCAATGGATCCGTTTTCGAAAGTGAGGGCTCTAGTCCAGGAATGTGCGGGCAGAGACACTGCTACCAATAGCGATAGCGCAGCAGTTCGAACCAAAACATTGGAGTGTTTCATCTCAACTCTCTCCATGTTAACGGGCTTTGAAAAGGCGGTTCGCTACTGCATGAAGGACCGTCCGAGCATTGGTTGAATTATAGCCGACTGCGCTTTGGGCTGAACAAAAAAAATGCGCTCCTTCTAAACATAAAATTAATACTTATCGTTTTTTTAATCCGGTGGCAGCTTTGGGAATCGTCTAGCGCATAACGGTGAGTTTTATATAACCTAATGATTTCCCAGTGGCGGTCAGCACCATAATGTGGCTCGCGTCGGATGGATGAGCTGAAGCCTTATAATCGATCAATTACCACATCTTAAAAAACGAACGCGATCCATGGCAGTCGAAAACCATAGAGTTGGGCTCCAAGGGGCCTGGAAGCGGTTGACTGACCTGCAGCAGCCCTAGCGGACATCTGGGCCCAAACGAAGTGCTTGCTCGGACCCATCTAGTCTTTTCTGAAGATGGCCAAA harbors:
- a CDS encoding glycosyltransferase, with the protein product MAAKITDDAVWVTWERQTRNRSASAFFNVPLFEIIYDGSHKATRYAKSVIRTLWILFEKKPRYFFAQNPSVVLAVLAVAVGRLAGCKVIIDAHNAGIHGHEKSGRLLPKLNRFVIRQADAVIVTNQELADHVTLLRGTPIVLPDPLPHFPAVAEPERLDKANKLKALCITSWSDDEPFLDIIGATTQFSDTIDFYFSGNYKKIVDQLPPEMPTNVFLLGFVGEQDFHRHLFSSDFCIDMTRRTDCMVCGAYESIAAEKPIILSDTAVQRGYFSRGTVFSKSGRKDIAVAIETMRDNLASLKAEASELKAEIQKREAAGKATLVSRILEL